Below is a window of Desulfarculaceae bacterium DNA.
GCTTCATCAAGATGCTCAAGGAGGAGGAGGCCGAACCCGTGGAGCGACTGCGCCGAAGAGGGCGGGAGCGCCGGGCGGCCAAGGGGTTCTAGGTCAGCAGAACCCCCGATTGGTGAGAAGAGGAGGAGAAGGACCATAGCCAAGCAAGAACGCGTGCGGGTGAATACCGCGATTCGCTCCCCCATGGTGCGATTGGTGGACCACGAGGGAAACCAGGTGGGAGTGGTGGATACGGATGAGGCCATGAGGATCGCGTCCGAGGCCGGCATGGACTTGGTGGAGGTGGCGCCCAACGCCGATCCGCCGGTCTGCCGGGTGATGGACTACGGCAAGTACAAGTATCAGCAGGCCAAGAAGGCCCAGGAAGCCAAGAAGCGTCAGAGCCTGACCCAGGTCAAGGAGGTAAAACTCCGGCCCAAGATCGAGGATCACGACTTCGGCTTCAAGATGCGCAACGCCAGGCGTTTTCTGGAGGAGCGCAACCGGGTCAAGATCACGGTGCAGTTCCGGGGCCGCGAGATCGCCTACCCCGAACTGGGCGTGCAGCTGCTGAGGCGGGTGCTGGAGGATCTGACCGACATCGGCCAGCCCGACGGCGAACCCCGCATGGAGGGCCGCTTCATGCACGTGTTCATCTCGCCGCGCTCGGCCAACTGAGGCCGGGCCGGATATATAAGGAAACGGAGTCATAAGAGCATGCCCAAGATCAAAACCAACCGCGCCGCGGCCAAGCGTTTCAAGGCCACCGGCGGGGGGCGCATCAGGCGCAACAAGGCGTACGCCAGCCACATTTTGACCAAGAAGACCACCAAGCGTAAGCGCGGCCTGCGCCAGGGCGCCCTGGTGGACCAAGCCAACGAAAAGGGAATCAAGCGCCTGCTGCCCAACCTGTAGGGCACTTAAGCGCGGGAGATAAGAGACCATGCCTCGAGTAAGACGCGGATTCAAAGCCCGCCGGCGCCGCAACAAGGTGCTCAAAGCCGCCAAGGGTTTCGTGGGCGGCCGCCGCAAGCTGCTGCGTTCGGCCAGTGAAAGCGTGGAACGCGCCATGTCTTTCGCTTATCGCGACCGCAAGGTGAAGAAGCGCCA
It encodes the following:
- the infC gene encoding translation initiation factor IF-3, yielding MAKQERVRVNTAIRSPMVRLVDHEGNQVGVVDTDEAMRIASEAGMDLVEVAPNADPPVCRVMDYGKYKYQQAKKAQEAKKRQSLTQVKEVKLRPKIEDHDFGFKMRNARRFLEERNRVKITVQFRGREIAYPELGVQLLRRVLEDLTDIGQPDGEPRMEGRFMHVFISPRSAN
- the rpmI gene encoding 50S ribosomal protein L35 encodes the protein MPKIKTNRAAAKRFKATGGGRIRRNKAYASHILTKKTTKRKRGLRQGALVDQANEKGIKRLLPNL